A window from Plasmodium chabaudi chabaudi strain AS genome assembly, chromosome: 11 encodes these proteins:
- a CDS encoding lysophospholipase, putative produces MVIEGVELNNNELRNTKCSLDGDPKIGWLRNKNGLLLKTYAWIVQNPIGNVLLIHGFKVHTRLIFMKKNLKIPNNNEGLVVDNNNQYIYKDSWIEKFNQSGYSVYALDLQGHGESQSFGKFKGEFSSFDDLVDDVIQYMNQIYDETSSDNQKNDESHNIATTKKKRLPMYIVGYSMGGYIALRILQELKKEKEDRIKAWNSNNYKNSNTRLSNSTNINDIDNGMHDMNISNVHGSDNSCASISATKNAIASDKDEGFYNCLDKFNIKGCVSISGMIRIKSIFNPGNISLKYFYLPLMDFLAYVLPHVQMSSESRNKKSGYFANICKYYIFRNINGKKYKNVADFARATITLDCNANYIPKEIPLLFVHSKDDSLCSYEWTVSFHNKINVDKKELHAVDGMNHDTTTKPGNEEILKKIIDWICNLKTNDEDK; encoded by the coding sequence ATGGTGATAGAAGGAGTTGAattgaataataatgaattaagAAATACAAAATGCAGTTTAGATGGTGATCCTAAGATAGGTTGGTTacgtaataaaaatggtttacttttaaaaacatacGCGTGGATAGTTCAAAACCCTATAGGAAATGTATTGTTAATACATGGATTCAAAGTTCATACTcgattaatttttatgaaaaaaaatttaaaaattccaAATAACAATGAAGGCTTAGTAGTAgacaataataatcaatatatttataaagatAGTTGGattgaaaaatttaatcaAAGTGGTTATTCAGTATACGCACTAGATTTGCAAGGACATGGCGAATCACAATCGTTTGGAAAATTTAAAGGTGAGTTTAGTTCTTTTGATGATTTAGTTGATGATGTAATACAATATATGAATCAAATTTACGATGAAACCTCAAGTGATAATCAAAAGAATGATGAATCTCATAATATAGCGacaactaaaaaaaaaagacttCCTATGTATATTGTTGGATATTCGATGGGAGGATATATTGCTTTAAGAATATTACAAGAGttaaagaaagaaaaagaagataGAATTAAGGCGTGGAATTCAAataactataaaaatagtaacaCCAGGCTAAGCAATTCTActaatattaatgatatTGACAATGGTATGCATGATATGAATATTTCTAATGTTCATGGTTCCGATAATTCCTGTGCTAGTATCTCTGCTACGAAAAATGCTATTGCTAGTGATAAAGATGAAGGATTCTATAATTGTTTAGATAAGTTCAATATTAAAGGTTGCGTATCTATATCTGGCATGATAAGAATAAAATCAATATTTAATCCTGGAAATATATCGCtaaagtatttttatttaccttTAATGGACTTTCTGGCTTATGTCTTACCTCATGTACAAATGTCGTCAGAATCACGTAATAAAAAGTCCGGATATTTTgctaatatatgtaaatattatatatttcgaaatattaatggaaaaaaatataaaaatgtagcTGATTTTGCAAGAGCAACGATAACATTGGATTGTAATGCTAATTATATTCCAAAAGAAAttcctttattatttgtgcATTCAAAAGATGATAGTCTTTGTTCTTATGAATGGACAGTTTCgtttcataataaaataaatgttgataaaaaagaattacATGCTGTTGATGGTATGAATCATGATACAACGACAAAGCCAGGAAATGaagaaattttaaaaaaaattattgatTGGATTtgtaatttaaaaacaaatgatgAAGACAAATAA
- a CDS encoding fam-c protein — MNKKIYRLAIVVSYILLIVTIQCFTNNDDLNKYFKKNKNIHDEYETNSIDINNSGNFRYRSLSEHSIKDNYALVPTRFQAPSNNKKSKGYNCFNIFKRDKKANKSSNNNEPFLKEVVRVGNNLHNFHAKNPENLKLLSQLIESIEKQPSNNNESFLKEILLMKNNRHEFFENDSESVDILSQLKEGLSNHPSNSDESLLNELLMVGNNMHDFLGNDPEAVELLSKLIEKSEKQLSNNNKSLLKEALVAKNNKDCLFKNDPEALEILSQLKERLRNHPSKFKQSE, encoded by the exons atgaataaaaaaatatataggtTAGCTATTGTTGTTTCCTATATCCTTTTGATTGTAACAATACAATGTTTTACTAATAAT gatgatttaaataaatatttcaagaAAAATAAGAACATACATGATGAATATGAAACAAACAGcatagatataaataatagtgGAAATTTTAGATATAGAAGTCTTTCAGAACATAGTATAAAAGATAATTACGCTTTAGTTCCTACTAGGTTTCAAGCACCTTCAAACAACAAAAAGTCTAAAGgatataattgttttaatatatttaaaagagATAAAAAAGCAAATAAATCATCAAATAACAATGAACCTTTTCTTAAGGAGGTAGTTCGGGTTGGAAATAATCTGCATAATTTTCATGCAAAAAATccagaaaatttaaaacttTTATCACAATTAATAGAAAGCATCGAAAAACAACCTTCAAATAACAATGAATCTTTTCTTAAGGAAATATTGctgatgaaaaataataggcatgaattttttgaaaatgattCAGAATCTGTAGACATTTTATCACAATTAAAAGAAGGATTGAGTAATCATCCTTCAAATAGCGATGAATCTCTTCTTAATGAATTATTGATGGTGggaaataatatgcatgaCTTTCTTGGAAATGATCCCGAAGCTGTAGAgcttttatcaaaattaatagaaaaatCCGAAAAACAACTTTCAAATAACAACAAATCTCTTCTTAAGGAAGCATTAGTGgcgaaaaataataaggattgcctttttaaaaatgatccAGAAGCCTTAGAGATTTTATCACAATTAAAAGAAAGATTACGTAATCATCCttcaaaatttaaacaaagtgagtaa
- a CDS encoding fam-a protein, with translation MNKGYIKVVLALLSITGYMQNIAFASDSATSTNSSNEEAEQILYNDPEEVQHLICDDPEEARQAEALMADVLDIAQEHANDVDNYSLYYKIDKGAILYSKYIDGVEVGKLELIVPNPDSYDDMINLIWDPNSGRNFNDSFVGGSVSKIYNQNLVIVQQRYTNYTGSGYRYFYALAKKVKLSEDETAILLVSSDMNDHDGRNNGGYINPIVESANSFKPDVNSEEDIRNGELYKMYVNIAAFFFKKEADYVKVTYLSSLDANIICIIPHYFVKRAKFNRMLNIAKLRDIFKKE, from the exons atgaataaaggATATATTAAGGTTGTTTTGGCACTTTTAAGTATCACCGgatatatgcaaaatataGCATTTGCAAGCGACTCTGCTACAAGCACCAATTc TTCAAATGAAGAAGCTgaacaaatattatataacgATCCTGAAGAAGTTCAACATCTAATATGTGACGATCCTGAAGAAGCTAGACAAGCAGAAGCTCTTATGGCCGATGTTTTAGATATTGCACAAGAACATGCCAATGATGTAGATAATTAcagtttatattataagatAGATAAAGGAGCAATTCTATATTCAAAGTATATAGATGGTGTTGAAGTTGGAAAGCTTGAACTTATAGTTCCCAACCCCGATAGT taTGATGATATGATAAACTTGATATGGGATCCCAATAGCGGAAGGAACTTCAATGATTCATTCGTTGGag gaTCCGTTTCTAAAATATACAACCAAAATTTAGTAATTGTACAACAGCGTTACACTAATTATACTGGATCAGGGTAtagatatttttatgcattggccaaaaaagttaaa ttATCAGAAGACGAAACTGCAATACTCTTGGTCTCATCAGATATGAATGATCATGATGGTAGAAACAATGGTGGATATATAAATCCTATCGTAGAAAGTGCTAACTCATTCAAGCCTGATGTTAATTCTGAAGAAGATATTAGAAATGGagaattatacaaaatgtATGTTAACATAGCagcttttttctttaaaaagGAAGCCGATTACGTTAAAGTTACCTATCTCAGCTCT CTTGAtgcaaatattatttgcattatCCCACATTACTTTGTTAAAAGGGCTAAATTCAACAGAATGTTAAATATTGCCAAACTAAGggatatttttaaaaaggaataa
- a CDS encoding CIR protein: MSSGVCEAINEVDKYIVLDPESKDYTFKDNILEAYCPAKKKGGKRECDSNGLKVGSAFIALLKLFKSVDDEDKLESDKLAEYAVLWLSYKIKQNKKILFGVSNIYEMITHNEWYTDYREYIDKKKNIMGLYDSYLINLYKLLKKICDTINKCNDPSKTKECIENAKMCATLYQHCADNCPWKRDCSPYCNVLSNLKSDYDKFRETNHNKNDLPELKLPDGGESCESYCKSKGQKLNAEDQVTEEQKSVTPTENSLSDQPSTEVGGSQEGSVFGIEGDMHESNSITLHTSINNGNKLPYIAVPFVLIPIILGISYKYLIHGRGKKVKKKKNAKNIINLCEEK, translated from the exons ATGTCTTCTGGAGTg TGTGAAGCAATTAATGAGGtcgataaatatattgtctTAGATCCAGAATCTAAAGACTATACGTTTAAGGATAATATACTCGAAGCTTATTGCCCTGCCAAGAAAAAGGGGGGAAAGAGAGAATGTGATAGCAATGGGTTAAAAGTTGGTTCAGCTTTTATTGCATTGCTAAAACTTTTTAAGAGTGTTGATGATGAGGATAAACTAGAGAGTGATAAACTTGCTGAATACGCTGTTTTATGGTTaagttataaaattaagcAAAATAAGAAGATATTATTTGGAGTAagtaatatttatgaaatgATTACACACAATGAATGGTATACTGACTATCGTGAATACatagacaaaaaaaaaaatataatgggACTTTATGATTCATATTTGATCAATCTTTATAAgttacttaaaaaaatatgcgatacaattaataaatgtaatGATCCTTCAAAGACCAAAGAATGCATAGAAAATGCTAAAATGTGTGCTACGTTGTATCAACACTGTGCTGATAATTGTCCTTGGAAAAGGGATTGTAGTCCATATTGTAATGTATTgtcaaatttaaaaagtgattatgataaatttaGAGAAACtaatcataataaaaatgatctTCCAGAATTGAAGCTGCCAGATGGAGGAGAAAGCTGTGAGAGTTATTGCAAAAGTAAAGGCCAAAAATTGAATGCTGAGGATCAGGTAACTGAAGAACAAAAAAGTGTTACACCCACCGAAAATAGTTTATCAGATCAGCCATCAACCGAAGTAGGCGGTAGTCAAGAAGGATCTGTCTTTGGAATAGAAGGGGATATGCACGAATCAAATTCTATAACACTTCACAcaagtataaataatggaaataaacTACCATACATTGCAGTTccatttgttttaatacCCATTATTTTAGGAATTTCATATAAG TATTTAATACATGGGCGGGGAAAAAAggtgaagaaaaaaaaaaacgcgaaaaatattataaatttgtgcGAGGAAAAATAA
- a CDS encoding early transcribed membrane protein: MKLTKALYFIAFLLAINVLVPGSNNYVEAKPAKGNGNSLVNKIKNNKVAFLATVIGTLALAAAGTTFGVMHLKKKGKGKKSPVPNSGKPAPVADNKPAPKVDNKSKPSTPEPTTRSSPAPEPTRASPTPEPAKSRSSSPRLLLPEPSENPTIFSYNPNMYKKVN; this comes from the coding sequence atgaaattaacaaaagcattatattttattgccTTTTTATTGGCCATAAACGTTTTAGTCCCAGGATCTAATAATTATGTTGAAGCTAAACCCGCAAAAGGAAATGGAAATTCTCTtgttaacaaaattaaaaataacaaagtTGCATTTTTAGCTACAGTAATTGGAACATTAGCATTAGCAGCAGCTGGTACCACTTTTGGTGTAatgcatttaaaaaagaaaggaAAGGGTAAAAAATCACCAGTACCAAATAGTGGTAAACCAGCCCCCGTAGCAGATAATAAACCTGCACCCAAAGTagataataaaagtaaGCCATCAACACCAGAACCTACTACAAGATCATCACCAGCACCAGAACCTACAAGAGCATCACCAACACCAGAACCTGCAAAATCACGATCATCTAGTCCAAGATTACTATTGCCAGAACCTTCTGAAAACCCAACAATATTTAGTTATAATCCAAACatgtataaaaaagtaaacTAA
- a CDS encoding fam-a protein: MNKFYIHIPLFFLTISIYVNNIILAAEPAPKKDTTHKPAHKLAHKPERHYLTSEEVYEQNKHLLCTNYEEAKNAEELMKDAVHYLTYYAVYESRYDMCMSLTTYDMHLHRKKIEDSKYIQHINLTTYDVEEYDKLINEIWDPNHPNPFNKGIVKIARVYDPSLVIIQQRYKKKIGSPQKYFYALAKKVEISEGKTVIVMTSANINDHNPSKKEYKNIIIEKANSFTTDIDSEEDIRKGKLKKAYVNISGYLIEKFRKCVEVTYIESIDGHAIIKSRLGFGKCLGCYSVDI; this comes from the exons atgaataaattttatattcatattcctttgttttttttaaccatttccatatatgtgaataatataatccTTGCAGCTGAACCTGCTCCAAAAAAAGATACAACACACAAGCCAGCACACAAACTAGCACACAAACCAGAACGCCATTATCTTAC TTCAGAAGAAGTATATGAACAAAACAAGCACTTATTATGTACCAATTACGAAGAAGCAAAAAATGCGGAGGAACTTATGAAAGACGCTGTACATTATTTAACATATTATGCTGTATATGAGAGTCGTTATGATATGTGTATGTCATTGACTACTTATGATATGCATTTacatagaaaaaaaattgaagacagtaaatatattcaacatattaatttaacAACTTATGATGTCGAAGAG TATGATAAACTAATAAACGAGATATGGGATCCAAATCATCCCAATCCTTTCAATAAGGGGATTGTTAAAA tTGCCCGTGTATACGATCCAAGTttagtaataatacaacaacgatacaaaaaaaaaattggatcCCCtcagaaatatttttatgctttAGCTAAAAAGGTTGAA aTATCAGAAGGCAAAACTGTAATTGTAATGACTTcagcaaatataaatgatcaCAATCCTTCCAagaaagaatataaaaatataatcataGAAAAAGCAAATTCATTCACAACTGACATTGATTCTGAGGAAGATAttagaaaaggaaaattaaaaaaagcatATGTTAACATATCTGGATACCTCATTGAAAAATTCAGAAAATGTGTTGAAGTCACCTATATCGAATCT aTTGATGGGCACGCTATCATTAAATCCAGATTGGGTTTTGGAAAATGCTTGGGTTGTTACTCCGTTGATATATAA
- a CDS encoding apicomplexan amino acid transporter ApiAT8, putative, which translates to MSESNCTKIVNFLKGLRLKSNPNLPGAKQETPFNINRVFLLIIIIIYTAASGCIYFNWTSIRNLLLCVGKYKHLNITEHADITLSPQYKKINNLYPMTLAIHFTMSAFCGVLYDHIGPKFTAIIGQTFNILSWVFLSIETTKIDTTLIGFVFLGLGADTAFIPILTVSNLFPDISTFILTVIGAAASLSYAVPATLNYIYQKYSHLPFYYICYGYIFIILVPCLLVAIFLLPVKPFKGLDYYLENGQESEQATGERIGSTDDVEMQPRSIQNGSTYISNNGNKKETIKNILESEDFHKQSILLFFKELLSYPSICIIVYFILFNISAVFYGMLTDIYFSYDRSIINIINVLMPLSFIPCIIFGRFINKYGATIIIILMNAFSALMHLTALIQHQLAGIISALLYMCIASIYTSQVYCFLLKAFPSIIFGKLLGITSLFGGMFSLFCEKLYGNILNANENKNDPTTISILLAIFFIIMFLPLTILHIGNYEKNIESVNSQTNQIQT; encoded by the coding sequence ATGAGCGAATCAAATTGTACAAAAATTGTGAACTTCCTTAAAGGCCTACGCCTTAAATCAAATCCAAACTTACCTGGTGCAAAACAAGAAACaccatttaatattaatagagtttttttactaataattataataatatatacagcAGCATCGggatgtatatattttaattggACATCAATAcgaaatttattattatgcgtaggaaaatataaacatttaaatattactGAACATGCTGATATAACATTATCACcacaatataaaaaaataaataatttatatcctATGACATTAGCTATACATTTTACTATGTCTGCTTTTTGTGGAGTTTTATATGATCATATTGGGCCCAAATTTACAGCAATAATTGGACaaacttttaatatattatcatggGTGTTTTTGTCAATCGAAACTACAAAAATTGATACAACATTAATTggatttgtatttttaggGCTAGGTGCAGATACTGCATTCATACCAATACTTACTgtttcaaatttatttccaGATATATCAACATTTATATTGACAGTGATTGGTGCTGCTGCATCTTTAAGTTATGCTGTCCCAGCtacattaaattatatttatcaaaaatattcacatcttccattttattatatttgttatggatatatatttattatactaGTCCCGTGTTTATTAGttgcaatatttttattgccTGTAAAACCATTTAAAGGTTTGGATtattatttagaaaatgGTCAAGAGTCGGAGCAAGCAACGGGAGAACGAATCGGATCAACTGATGATGTGGAAATGCAACCTCGTTCAATACAAAATGGAAGCACATATATTTCGAacaatggaaataaaaaggaaactattaaaaatatattagaaaGCGAAGATTTTCACAAACAAAgtattttactattttttaaagaattatTAAGTTATCCAAGTATTTGCATAAtcgtatattttatattatttaatatttctgCTGTCTTTTATGGTATGCTCacagatatatattttagcTATGACAGATCTATAATAAACATTATTAACGTTTTAATGCCACTATCATTTATCCcatgtattatatttggtcggtttataaataaatatggtgctacaattattataatccTTATGAATGCATTTTCAGCTCTTATGCATTTAACAGCTTTAATTCAACATCAACTCGCTGGAATTATTTctgcattattatatatgtgtatagcGAGTATATATACTAGTCAagtttattgttttttattaaaagcTTTTCcttcaattatttttggaAAATTATTGGGCATAACAAGTTTATTTGGTGGTatgttttctttattttgtgaAAAGCTTTATGGCAATATTTTAAACGCAaacgaaaataaaaatgatccAACCACCATATCAATACTtttagctattttttttattattatgtttttacCACTAACCATTTTACATATTGggaattatgaaaaaaatattgagtCAGTAAATTCACAAACAAATCAAATTCAAACCTga